The region CCATCCAAACAAGGAACTGAAGGTCTGGACACCCATATTCTCTCCAGGAGGGTGTTTCCATTGAAGCCTTACTGATCCCTCAGGGCGTGGATATTTTCTCTTGATTTGTGACTCTCTGGAGTAACTACTTGGTGAAGTACTACTTGACGTGGCTCTGTACACAGGAGGGTGATGACAAGTCCCTATGATAGTGTGCTGCCTGGCCCTTGAAGCTAAAGTTGCCTCAAGGATATAGATGGTGGCTCTGTGGTCCTGGAAGCCTAAAACCAGTTCCCCTGTCCCCATCAACTCTCCACCCCAGATTACCAAGGGGAAGCTCCATGGCTCCATTGATGTCCGGCTGTCTGTCATGTCCATCAACAAAAAGGCCCAGCGCATTGACCTCGATACTGAAGACAACATCTACCACCTCAAGGTGACATCCCTGGGAACCAGGGAGTGTTTTGGCCTCCAGCTTGGCAGAGATGCTGAGTACATAGGGGCAGGGGCTGAGGGTCCCTGGAGCTCAGGATCTGTCTCTGAGTTTGACAAGAAGGAAGCTCCCAACATGCCCCTGTTTGTAGTTATTTGAATAGGCTCAGAGCTGAGAGCTCAGATACTGGGGGATGTTGTGCTCCCCCTCCCTGCATTGAGCTTTGCATAGACTGAGTGCTATTGCCTGGGGACCAGAGCCCCAACTTCTTGCTCCTGGAAAACAGTTCCTTCCTTCAGGTAGCCCCTCCCTGCTCCATCACCTCTGCAGATCAAGTCCCAGGACCTGTTCCATAGCTGGGTGGCCCAGCTGCGTGCCCACCGCCTGACCACACCCCGTGGCCTGATGCCCAGCACCACTCACCGGAAGGTAAGATGGGCCCTAGGATGGGAGTAGGTGAACAGGTGATTCAAGGAGTGGCTATGGGGAACTATGAGACCCAAGGAGGTAGACATCATCCTTCCTGACCCTTGGCCTCTTCTCACAGGTTCCTGGCGCTCAGCTTCCAACAGTGGGTAGCACCTCAGCCCTGCCTGGGGTTGGACCTCGGGAGAAGGTGTCTTCCTGGCTGAGGGACAGTGATGGACTAGACCGCTGTTCTCACGGTGAGGAGCTCCTTACAGCATTTCTGTGGGAGGGGCCTATACTGTCAGATCTAGATGGCATCAGCTGAAGAGAAAAGGTTTCCTCCTTGCCTTAAGGGAGCCCCAATCTGATGGAGGAGGCAGCCTTGGCCTCCAGGATCAAGGGGATCCTGGGGAGCCCCACCCTACAGAGGATGGCAGAGCTCATGCCTTAGCCACATAAACGGACATGCGTGGATCAGGGACCAGGAATCATGGCAAAGGTGCTAAATGCTAGTTCAGGGAAGGGTCCCACAGAGCAGCACCACAGAAGGGGTGTGCTTTACAGTTGGGTGACTGTGGTAAGGGGCAGTGATGTTGGCCTGGAGAGGGATGTGCTGAcccagtggagagagagagagagagagaggtcccTGGTCTGGGCACATGCAGCAGGGATGACGCATGGTCTAGAGACAGAGGGAATTGGGCTGCAGGCTCTCCCAGGCAATGAGAGGGAGCCTACACTGAAGGGTGGGGGTTCCTGGAGCTGCTCTGGCTTCATGTCAGGGGAGGGGAGCAGTGTCAGGATCTCCAGGGCTGCCGGAGAAGTCTTTGGAGAAGAAAGCTGGAGTTAGGAGAGCAGTGACCTCGTTGATTCTTCCCCCAGAGCTCTCGGAGTGTCAGGGCAAACTCCAGGAGCTACACAGACTTCTGCAGGGCCTGGAGTCCCTACACCGGATCCCCTCAGCCCCTGTTATCCCCACACACCAGGTAAGGCCTTGCCAGGGCCCTTGAGCTGGTCACCCCCCGGGACAGGTTCCAGTCCTCTGTGTTTGACTGCAGTCTCCTGGAGAACCCCATGTTCCTGGTTGCTTGCTTCCCTATCCATGTCCAAACTGTCAaggttttctctctccttcctctgtgcCCACACCTCTGCCAGAGTGTCCCTCTTCTTCTTTTGGGATATCAATCGTCCCTGTCACCTTGCTGGCTTCCGTGCCCTCTGCGCCTGGGGTGACCTGTGCCCTGTGCCCTCCCTAGTTGTTTGCCTGTCCTGGGCTTTGATGGTTACTGCCCTTTTTCCCCACCCTGTGACTGAAATTGCCAGGCCTCAGTGACAACTGAAAGACCCAAGAAGGGAAAACGAACAAGCCGCATGTGGTGCACacagagctttgccaaggatgaCACCATTGGACGGGTGAGGTGGGGAGTGGACCCGGTATGTCTGGATCGGGATGCTCTGAAAGAGGCTGTCTCCTTCAACCTTCCCCCTTATCTACAGGTGGGTCGTCTCCATGGCTCTGTTCCTAACCTGTCTCGCTATCTGGAGTCTCGGGACTCCTCGGGCCCCCGTGGGCTGCCCCCCCCAGACTATGCCCACCTGCAGCGCAGTTTTTGGGCCCTGGCGCAGAAGGGTGAGTGCATGCTGGGGGTGTGGcagggagtgggagggagaggatgaggaGTCTGACTGACAGTCTGCCCTGTCCCCGCAGTGCACAGCTCCCTCAGCAGTGTCCTGGCTGCCCTCACCACTGAACGGGACCAACTAAGGGACTTGCACCAGGGTTCAGAGCTATCAAGAATGGGGGTGAGGCTTGGAGGACAGGGTGGCTGGTGAGAGGAGAGGACGTGAGGCTGAGCACTGTGGGCCTTGGGTCTGACAGCAGATCTGGGCTGGGGTGAGGGTTGGCAGAGGCAGGCAGTCTCTGCAGAGCTGTAGATGGAGGGGTAGGGAGGACCTCATTCTCCTAGCACCCCATCCCCTCACCCTCTCTCTGCAGGTCTCTGAGGCCCCAGCTGGCCAGAGGCGTCTCCACTCTCTGTCCATCTCCTCAGATACCACTGCAGACTCCTTCAGCTCCCTCAACCCTGAGGAGGTGAGAGCCAGGGTGGGAAGCTACACTTTCTTTCCCAGCAGGAGTGAGGGCCCAGGGTGGGGGCAAGGTTTGTTTTTTAGTCTAAAAACGGAGCTCAAAAATCCTGGCTCCTGTGTCTTTCACATAGCTTTGGCAGCAGTCATCCTGATCGTCCCCTGACAGTTTACATTTAAATCAGAGTCCTGAGAGGTAGCGGTTCTTACTCTCAAGACAacaaaactgagactcaaagaatCTGATGATGAACCCAGGCTCCCACAATTATGGACTGCCTGAATTTGGACTTAGGTGTTCTCAGCACAATGTCTGGGGCTGTACTTGATGCCCCAGCTTTGCAACCCCGAGCCTCAGTGTGCCCATCTGCACAATGGAGGTAATAATGGCACTTACCTCACAGGGTAGGCAGCAGGACTGAGTTAATATGCACAAAGGGCTTTGGGTGAGCTTCAGAGTCAGTGCCCAGGAGGTGTAAGCAGTTACTATGGAATCTGTGTGCCCTTATTCCCAGGCCAGGGTTTATACCACTCCTCCTTCATACCTTGCTCGCTCCCCTCCACCTCTTCTCCTGCTCAGCAAATGTCAGATTCAAATAGTGATGTCCCCGGTTGTGCTCCCCTCTCAAGGAAGCTGTCAGGGTAGGGTAGCTCTGCTTGACCGTCTTGTCTTGACCCCTGGGGTCTGACACCCATCTGGCTGCTCTCATAGCAAGAAGCTCTGTACATGAAGGGGCGAGAGCTGACCCCCCAGCTGTCCCAGAGCAGCATCCTGTCCCTTGCTGATTCCCATACAGAGTTCTTCGATGCCTGTGAGGTCCTCCTCTCGGCCAGCTCTTCTGAGAACGaggtgaggggagagggaagcTGGCAGTGAGAGGGGAGGGACCTTGGGAGAATAAGGGTGGGTTTGGGTTCAGAGAGACTAGAGGCCATAGATAAGTCTGAGTCTTTGCTCACCCCCTCGGCTGCTATCTCTAGTAACATGTCCAAATTTATTAGGTTTGTGTGGCCCTGCTCAGAAATCTCTGCTGGGAACTCTTCTCCCAGTTTGGCCTGTTTTATCCCCATGGGTTCTCCTGAAACTGCTGCCTCATCTTCCAGTGACCCCATTTTGGCTTCATCACTCCCTTAACTCCTTTCCCTGTATCTTGAATCTCAGTAATTCCCAACTTCCCTTCCCTTTGTGTCCTGTTAAGTCCCCAAATTCTCTCCTAAGATGGCAGGGCACACTCAGTGATGCCAGGCCTCTGGGGCAGTGTCTTAGGGCTCAGAGCCCCCAATacattctcttccccttcccatcAAAGGGTAGCTGGGCAGATTCTTGCCAGGCCCTGGGCACTGCCCAGCTGCCCGGGGAGGCCCAATCTGCCCGGCCTGTCATCTGTCCTGGCCCAGGGCACAGAGGAGGAGGAGTCATGTACCAGTGAAATCACCACCAGCCTGTCTGAGGAGGTGCTGGACCTCAGGGGAGCTGAGCGCTATCAGAAAGGTACCAGCCAGGACATGCAGGCAGCAGGGACTGGGATGGGGTAGAGAAATGAGGTTTGTCCATGACCAAGGCCCTAGGTGGAGGCCATTGCTTGTGGTGACTGGTGGGTTAATGGCTTTGTGTGATAACCCAAGAGTTGATCTCAAGAGTCGGGGAAGGTGAAGCCATGAGCTGGGGAGTGTTCCTGGAGCAGCTCAGGGGGATGGGCCAGGCTCAGGCCTGGAGCTAGCCTCCATGGCCACAGACAGAGAGAGCCCATATAGGGACTGACAGAGATACAAAAGAACCCCCTTTGCCACTTGTTAGCAGTGTGGCTTTGGACCTGTCATTTTACATCTGGGAGCCTACTTCCTCAACTCTGAAATAGGCCAAATAATTGGCATCCCCATATCTGTTTCTGTGTTTACAAAGGGACAGAAGGCAAGGGTGGGGACTTGAGAAGGGCTTCTGGGGAGCGAGGTCTCTGGCAGCAGTGAGAACTGGGGCCTGGGAGTGGCCATCCCCATGAGCACTTCAGGAGCGTGGGAGGAGCAGGCCCTGGACTGGGCTGTCGGCCTGCTGTGTCTGGGCTGCCAGTGCCCCAATGGAGAGTGACATGGTGGGATGGGCCCAGGGGGGTGTGTTCCAGGAAGAGCCGCAGGGCCACCCCGTCGCCGCTGCCTGCCGGCGGCCAGTGGGCCTGGAGCTGACGTGAGCTTGTGGAACATTCTGCGCAACAACATCGGCAAGGACCTGTCAAAGGTGTCGATGCCTGTGCAGCTCAACGAGCCGCTCAACACTCTGCAGCGGCTCTGTGAGGAGCTGGAGTACAGCGGCCTCCTGGACCAGGCCAGCTGTACCGCTGACCCCTGCGAGCGCATggtacccccccaccccaccctggggCCCAGCCTGAGCTTCCTATTCCTCTCTCCCAGGCCCTGGTCTCCCAGACAGTCCTGGCTGGGCTGTTAATTGCTACTGAAGTTCCACCCCAAGACCCCAGACTTTGCTTGCAGTGGGGTGGTGTCCCCATCCTTAAGCCACTGCCACCAAGGCATTctccctgccctccaccctgCAGGTGTACATCGCAGCCTTTGCTGTTTCTGCCTATTCCTCCACGTACCACCGAGCAGGCTGCAAGCCCTTCAACCCTGTCCTGGGAGAGACCTACGAGTGTGAGCGGCCTGACAGAGGCTTCCGCTTCATCAGCGAGCAGGTGCGGGCCTCAGAAGAAGAGCGCTGACCTCAGGTGGCTAAGATAGGGAAGGACCTAGGCTTCAGGGGCCAAAGCTGGGCTTGAGGGGCCAGGACATAGCAAAGGAGTGTGGGCACTTGGCTCTGCAGCCCAGGTTAGGGTTTGAGAGCTCTGCTCAAAGGTGCTCCTAACTTAGTTGGCAGGGGGATGGGGTCAGCCTTGAAAGAGGGAGCTTCTAACCCACATTCTGAGTCCTGGCCATGGGACTCTGGAAGCTCTACCTGGGAAGACATGTTCCAGAAGGTGATCATGGGCTTGGATGAATCGGAGGGTGAATCGGAGTGAGCCAAGAGTacagggggcagggaggacgTTCCAGACAGTATAAAGGAACAGGTTTGGGAAGATGAGAGACATGGAGCTAGAAGATGAGGCGAGCCAGACTCTGAGTAGTCTTGTCAGTGAAGGTGAGGAGGGCTTTGGAGTTTTATTGGTTCATTATTAAATCCTAAAGGCTGCAGtcaggtgcccatagctcagtggttagggtgctggccacatataccgagacTGGTTTagcagcctaggcctgctaaacaaaaaagaaaaacaaaaaatatcctaAAGGCTATAGATATCACAGGATGTGAGGCAGTGGAGTGGTGTGTTCACAATGGCACTCTGTAAAGCACATTGGGCCATGCACACAATGGCTGGCAGAGGCCTTTGGGGGCTGTTGTGGTCCTCTCCATCAGAGCCTATGGGGACCTGTACTCTGGCCATGGCATGTTGAGTTCAAGAGCTGTTCCTGTGTTGCCCTTGAGGACTTGTGGGCAGTAGGACGTTCTTACatgcagggagtggggaggtggccAGTAAGAGGGAGAAGTCTGGGTGGCCTCCCCTGGCTGGGGGATTCCATGGGCACTGTTAGTGCCGGTCAGCCAGGTGGAAAGCATGTGGGGGAGGAAACTGAGTCAAGGAGCACACTGTGTATGTGTGCTTGACTTCCACGGGGAGATGTCCATGAGGTTCTGCAGTCATGGACAAGGTCCAGGTCCAGTGGGCCTGGAGCTCCTGAGAGAGCACCAAGTGGAGCTAAAAGATCGGGGGTGGCCAGCTTGGAGGGAAGGGGACGTCGTGGGAGGACTGCCCTGGGAGGACTGGAGAGGCAGGAAGACAGGAGTGCTAGGGGAGCcctgagggagagggagagggacagggatAGCAGATCCCTGGGACCTGGGGAGTGTCTCTGGCTTCCTGAGTGAGGAGTTTCAGAGAAAGAATGGGGACAGAGAACTGGATTTCAGCGCACGTAGAGTAGAagttaaaaacagagaaaaatgcagactgtttgcaaaaaattttaccaaaagggaaagaggagagagagggtggcAGTTAGAAAGAGGCCATTTGTTTGTTTAGATTTTCAGTGATCTTGAAAACATGGTCAAAATTTACACAGTACAATCATGTGTACAATAGAAAATAAGCCTCCCCTCCGAGGGGACGATGCTACCAGTTTTTGGGAATCCTCCCGGAAATGCTTTATGCATATGCGAGCAAGAATGTATGCATCTAGGGAGGGAAGGTTTACTATTTTTTAAGGTGGAGGAAACAGAAAATCTTTATATTCAGACAGAAAGAGAATATATAGAGGGAAGAGTGTGGGTACTGGAGAAGGGGaaatggggtaggggtggggtgggggcggcTGGATGAGGCCCTAACAGAAGGCGCTGCCTTCCCTACTCCCCATTCTCCCGCGGATCATGGGCCTTGCAAGGAGAATAAAAGATGAGGGACTTGGATGTTGGCCAGTGATGACAGGGACAAGAGACCTGGACCTAACTGATCTTCTCATTGGAAGGGGAACTGAGGGGGGGGTGGATAAAGGACTTTGGGGAGAGTAGGCCCCCAAGGCCCTCAGGAGCAGCTTCAAGAGACTGTCTTTGTTCACCTAGGTCTCCCACCACCCCCCTATCTCCGCATGCCATGCAGAGTCTGAGAATTTCACCTTCTGGCAAGGTGAGGAGTAGAGGGCAGGGTAGGGTGGCCCTAGGGATAAAGGACAGGCAGGGAGGGGCTGGAACACTCTCTGGTCTTATCTCTGTTGTTCCTTCCCCAACCCAACTCCAGACATGAAGTGGAAGAACAAGTTCTGGGGCAAATCTCTGGAGATAGTGCCTGTGGGGACAGTCAATGTCAGCCTGCCCAGGTGGGTATTTTTACTCCTAGCATCCAGACCTAGGGATCTTCCAGGCTGGAGGTGGAGTGGGTGTTAGGGACAAGAGAGAAAAGTCTGAAGCTGCCTGCAGTGAGGACAGCATCTGTATGCTTTACACCTATATTCATGGCAGttgccaagaaagaaaagtgaaaagctTAGAACGGACAGCTGGAAGGGCCCATCAAAGTCATCTGACTCGGTGGCTTTCACACATTTTTGACCGTGACTCACAGTAAGAAATGCTTTTGAGACTTCATGCCAgtgcatacacacaaacatagAGACCTAAATTGATTTCAGGACTAATGGGTCACAAACCACATTTGAAAAACCAACCTTCTTCTAACTCATTTTATAGGTGGGGGACTGAAGCCAGAAAGCCAGGGGGCTCATTGAGAGTAGTCTAGGAGTTAGCTAGAagcaggggaggagggtggatttCAGAGTCAGAAATACTGGGTCTGAGTTTTGGTTCTGCTGCTTAATAGTTACAAAACAGCAAGACTTGATGCCCTAGCCATGGctgctcatctgtaaaacgagAGTCATAGTAACACCCAGAAGAAGTGAGGATGAAACAGTGGTGTATGTGAGCAGCCCTCCATTGTCCCTGGCATCCAAGGGCAGGGACCCTATCTATATTTTTACTCCCATTACTTAGGCATTTAGAAACTTTATAAATGGGTAGGGAAGTGGTAGCTGGAACCAGGGCCCCAGAGTTCCTGCCACAACCTGTAGGACAAGCATTCCTGACTCATGTTCCCTAGGGCCCAACCAGATGCCCTCCCACACCCTGTCTCTCTCAGATTTGGGGACCACTTTGAGTGGAACAAGGTGACGTCCTGCATTCATAACATCCTGAGTGGCCAGCGCTGGATAGAGCACTATGGGGAGGTCCTCATTCGAAACACACAGGATAGCTCCTGCCACTGCAAGATCACCTTCTGCAAGGTGGGTCTACCACCCTGACCCCACCCATCCACCCCCAgcagcctctgcctccagaggTCACCCTGAATTAGGAGGAAGGGATACTTGCTAAagcctcccttccccaccccaggccAAATATTGGAGTTCCAACATCCATGAGGTACAGGGTGCTGTGTTCAGCCGGAGTGGCCGTGTCCTCCACCGACTCTTTGGGAAGTGGCATGAGGGGTTGTACCGAGGACCCACACCAGGTGGTCAGTGCATCTGGAAACCCAGTAAGTGGGGTGACCAGGGAGGGCTTCGCAGGGCCGAGGGCAGCTAAGGCGcagtccacctgccccagccccttGCCTTCCCCAGACTCAATGCCCCCAGACTATGAGCGAAACTTCGGCTTCACTCAGTTTGCCTTGGAGCTGAATGAACTGACAGCAGAGTTGAAGCGGTCACTGCCTTCCACCGACACGAGGCTCCGGCCAGACCAGAGGTCAGTGCCACCTTAGAACCACCTCCCTCCTCACGAGGTTTCACAGAGCTAGGACTTTGTCCTTCCTTTGCTGAGTTGCCTTGAGGAAATGGGGCTTGTTTGGGAGAGAGCTAGGCAAGGACAGAGGCACTGGATTTGGGGGCTCCTGTGGGTGGGCTGATTATGATCTGGGTCTGCAGGTACCTGGAGGAGGGAAACATACAGGCCGCTGAGGCCCAGAAGAGAAGGATCGAGCAGCTACAGCGAGACAGGCGCAAAGTGATGGAGGAGAACAACATCGTCCACCAGGCTCGCTTCTTCAGGTGCCTCCACCTTGCCCTCCACCATGGGTCTCTGCAGTCTGGGCTCTCCTCTCCCTTTGGCCTGCACTGAGTGCAGCCAACTGCAGGAGGAGTGGAGAAGGACCTCCGCCCAGCCTTCTCACTTCCACCCGCCTCTTCCCCCCAGGCGGCAGACAGACAGCAGCGGGAAAGAGTGGTGGGTGACCAACAACACCTACTGGAAGCTGCGGGCCGAGCCCGGCTACGGGAACCTGGATGGGGCCGTGCTCTGGTAGCcctggccctggggcaggaggctTTGCTTCCTCGCCCCTCCTGCCTCCATCCCTACCACGGACACATGGGTAGGGCCAGCTTCCCTGCTGCCTGCCCTTGAGACC is a window of Nycticebus coucang isolate mNycCou1 chromosome 18, mNycCou1.pri, whole genome shotgun sequence DNA encoding:
- the OSBPL7 gene encoding oxysterol-binding protein-related protein 7 isoform X2 — encoded protein: MDFQERDPPPLAESVQSSKPSGPQQASELWEVVEEPRGRLGAEGIIPERQEGHLLKKRKWPLKGWHKRYFVLEDGILHYATTRQDITKGKLHGSIDVRLSVMSINKKAQRIDLDTEDNIYHLKIKSQDLFHSWVAQLRAHRLTTPRGLMPSTTHRKVPGAQLPTVGSTSALPGVGPREKVSSWLRDSDGLDRCSHELSECQGKLQELHRLLQGLESLHRIPSAPVIPTHQASVTTERPKKGKRTSRMWCTQSFAKDDTIGRVGRLHGSVPNLSRYLESRDSSGPRGLPPPDYAHLQRSFWALAQKVHSSLSSVLAALTTERDQLRDLHQGSELSRMGVSEAPAGQRRLHSLSISSDTTADSFSSLNPEEQEALYMKGRELTPQLSQSSILSLADSHTEFFDACEVLLSASSSENEGTEEEESCTSEITTSLSEEVLDLRGAERYQKGGCVPGRAAGPPRRRCLPAASGPGADVSLWNILRNNIGKDLSKVSMPVQLNEPLNTLQRLCEELEYSGLLDQASCTADPCERMVYIAAFAVSAYSSTYHRAGCKPFNPVLGETYECERPDRGFRFISEQVSHHPPISACHAESENFTFWQDMKWKNKFWGKSLEIVPVGTVNVSLPRFGDHFEWNKVTSCIHNILSGQRWIEHYGEVLIRNTQDSSCHCKITFCKAKYWSSNIHEVQGAVFSRSGRVLHRLFGKWHEGLYRGPTPGGQCIWKPNSMPPDYERNFGFTQFALELNELTAELKRSLPSTDTRLRPDQRYLEEGNIQAAEAQKRRIEQLQRDRRKVMEENNIVHQARFFRRQTDSSGKEWWVTNNTYWKLRAEPGYGNLDGAVLW
- the OSBPL7 gene encoding oxysterol-binding protein-related protein 7 isoform X1 — its product is MDFQERDPPPLAESVQSSKPSGPQQASELWEVVEEPRGRLGAEGIIPERQEGHLLKKRKWPLKGWHKRYFVLEDGILHYATTRQDITKGKLHGSIDVRLSVMSINKKAQRIDLDTEDNIYHLKIKSQDLFHSWVAQLRAHRLTTPRGLMPSTTHRKVPGAQLPTVGSTSALPGVGPREKVSSWLRDSDGLDRCSHELSECQGKLQELHRLLQGLESLHRIPSAPVIPTHQASVTTERPKKGKRTSRMWCTQSFAKDDTIGRVGRLHGSVPNLSRYLESRDSSGPRGLPPPDYAHLQRSFWALAQKVHSSLSSVLAALTTERDQLRDLHQGSELSRMGVSEAPAGQRRLHSLSISSDTTADSFSSLNPEESSSMPVRSSSRPALLRTRVAGQILARPWALPSCPGRPNLPGLSSVLAQGTEEEESCTSEITTSLSEEVLDLRGAERYQKGGCVPGRAAGPPRRRCLPAASGPGADVSLWNILRNNIGKDLSKVSMPVQLNEPLNTLQRLCEELEYSGLLDQASCTADPCERMVYIAAFAVSAYSSTYHRAGCKPFNPVLGETYECERPDRGFRFISEQVSHHPPISACHAESENFTFWQDMKWKNKFWGKSLEIVPVGTVNVSLPRFGDHFEWNKVTSCIHNILSGQRWIEHYGEVLIRNTQDSSCHCKITFCKAKYWSSNIHEVQGAVFSRSGRVLHRLFGKWHEGLYRGPTPGGQCIWKPNSMPPDYERNFGFTQFALELNELTAELKRSLPSTDTRLRPDQRYLEEGNIQAAEAQKRRIEQLQRDRRKVMEENNIVHQARFFRRQTDSSGKEWWVTNNTYWKLRAEPGYGNLDGAVLW